The Vibrio echinoideorum genome includes a region encoding these proteins:
- the pepN gene encoding aminopeptidase N — protein MAHTPQAKYRKDYQSPSHTISEIDLTFDLYDAASIITAVSKVKQERECSTLILDGEGLKLVSVLVEGKEWTQYEQSETLLTLNDLPKDFTLTIVTEVNPEGNSALEGLYKSGGAFCTQCEAEGFRRITYYMDRPDVLAKFTTTVIADKAENPFLLSNGNRVDEGEAENGRHWVKWQDPHPKPAYLFALVAGDFDVLRDAYTTKSGRNVDLEIFVDKGNLDRANHAMVSLINSMKWDEERFNLEYDLDIYMIVAVDFFNMGAMENKGLNVFNSKFVLANDQTATDTDYLGIEAVIGHEYFHNWTGNRVTCRDWFQLSLKEGLTVFRDQEFSSDLGSRAVNRINNVRIIRGPQFAEDASPMSHPIRPEKVIEMNNFYTLTVYEKGSEVIRMIHTLLGEEGFQKGMKLYFERHDGTAATCEDFVAAMEDASGVDLSQFRLWYSQSGTPTLSVESHYDVEKKEYTLTTRQVTAPTHEQTEKQALHIPLDIELYTTTGEIIELQCNGKPVHNVLDVKQTEQTFVFENVSEKPIPSLLREFSAPVKLEYDYSDEELIFLMVNARNEFSRWDAGQMLLAKYIRSNVEKVQQGQEFEISASVVDAFRGVLLSDSLEPAFIAEMLSLPSHNEVSGWYKRVDIDAVAFVLNSMKVTLAEKLEDELSAVYHSNVLTDYTIDHDSIGKRTLRKVCLSYLAHTEQGNDLVVAMYQQANNMTDTMAAMGAANSAQLPCREELMADYSDKWKHDGLVMDKWFALQGTNPSSNALEVIKASMSHQAFSLKNPNRTRNLVGSFLNMNPVQFHDKSGQGYAFAGEILRELNSSNPQVASRLIDPLLKFRKYDDARQALIKKELETLKNMDNLAKDLFEKVNKALEA, from the coding sequence ATGGCGCACACACCTCAAGCCAAGTATCGTAAAGATTATCAATCACCATCTCATACTATTTCTGAAATCGATCTCACTTTCGATTTGTACGACGCTGCTTCCATCATTACAGCGGTTTCGAAGGTTAAACAAGAGAGAGAATGCTCAACGTTAATACTTGATGGTGAAGGCTTGAAGCTTGTTTCTGTTTTGGTTGAAGGCAAAGAGTGGACGCAGTACGAGCAGTCAGAAACTCTGCTTACTCTGAATGACCTTCCGAAAGATTTTACACTAACGATCGTGACGGAAGTGAACCCTGAAGGGAACAGCGCTCTTGAAGGCCTGTATAAGTCGGGTGGTGCATTCTGTACTCAATGTGAAGCTGAAGGTTTCCGACGCATTACTTACTACATGGATCGCCCAGATGTATTGGCGAAGTTCACGACAACGGTCATCGCAGACAAAGCCGAAAATCCATTCCTACTCAGTAATGGTAACCGTGTAGATGAAGGCGAAGCTGAAAACGGTCGTCACTGGGTGAAATGGCAAGACCCACATCCAAAACCAGCGTACTTGTTTGCTTTAGTTGCGGGTGATTTCGATGTACTTCGTGACGCATACACCACAAAATCTGGTCGCAATGTTGATCTAGAAATCTTTGTCGACAAAGGCAATCTAGACCGCGCAAACCACGCGATGGTTTCTTTGATTAACTCAATGAAGTGGGACGAAGAGCGTTTCAACCTAGAGTACGACTTAGACATCTACATGATCGTGGCCGTTGATTTCTTCAACATGGGCGCGATGGAAAATAAAGGCCTGAACGTATTCAACTCTAAGTTTGTTCTAGCAAACGATCAAACAGCAACTGATACAGATTACCTAGGTATAGAAGCGGTTATCGGTCACGAATATTTCCATAACTGGACTGGCAACCGAGTAACGTGTCGCGATTGGTTCCAGTTAAGCTTGAAAGAAGGTTTAACGGTATTCCGTGACCAAGAGTTCTCTTCTGATCTTGGTTCTCGTGCAGTAAACCGAATCAACAATGTTCGTATTATTCGCGGGCCACAATTCGCTGAAGATGCGAGCCCAATGTCTCACCCAATTCGCCCAGAAAAAGTGATAGAAATGAACAACTTCTACACATTGACGGTATATGAAAAGGGCAGTGAAGTGATCCGAATGATCCACACATTGTTGGGTGAGGAAGGTTTCCAAAAAGGCATGAAGCTGTACTTTGAACGTCATGATGGTACGGCGGCAACATGTGAAGACTTCGTAGCGGCAATGGAAGATGCATCGGGTGTTGATCTGTCTCAGTTCCGTTTATGGTACAGCCAGTCTGGTACCCCGACGCTTTCTGTTGAAAGCCACTACGACGTAGAGAAAAAAGAGTACACGTTAACGACTCGTCAAGTGACAGCGCCAACTCATGAGCAAACGGAAAAGCAGGCTCTACATATTCCGTTGGACATTGAGTTATACACGACAACAGGCGAAATAATTGAGTTACAATGTAACGGAAAGCCTGTTCATAACGTACTTGACGTTAAACAAACGGAACAAACCTTTGTGTTTGAAAACGTTTCAGAAAAACCAATCCCATCGTTACTTCGCGAATTCTCTGCACCAGTGAAACTTGAATACGACTACTCAGACGAAGAGCTGATCTTCTTGATGGTCAACGCTCGCAATGAGTTCTCTCGCTGGGATGCAGGTCAAATGCTATTGGCTAAGTACATCCGCAGTAACGTTGAAAAAGTTCAACAAGGTCAAGAGTTCGAAATTTCAGCTTCTGTTGTTGATGCATTCCGTGGTGTACTACTCAGTGATTCACTAGAACCTGCATTTATTGCAGAGATGCTTTCTCTACCAAGCCATAATGAAGTGTCTGGTTGGTACAAGCGTGTCGATATCGATGCGGTTGCATTTGTATTGAATTCGATGAAAGTTACGTTAGCGGAAAAACTTGAAGATGAATTATCGGCCGTTTATCACAGCAATGTATTAACCGATTACACGATCGATCATGATTCAATTGGTAAGCGAACTCTGCGTAAAGTTTGTCTAAGTTACTTAGCTCATACTGAGCAGGGCAATGACTTAGTTGTTGCTATGTATCAGCAAGCAAACAATATGACGGATACCATGGCAGCAATGGGTGCAGCAAACAGTGCACAACTGCCATGTCGCGAAGAGTTGATGGCCGACTACAGTGATAAGTGGAAGCACGATGGTTTGGTTATGGATAAGTGGTTTGCATTGCAAGGCACCAACCCAAGTTCAAATGCTCTTGAAGTGATTAAGGCATCAATGTCTCACCAAGCATTTAGCCTGAAGAACCCGAACCGTACTCGTAACTTAGTGGGTTCGTTCTTGAATATGAACCCAGTTCAATTCCATGATAAATCTGGTCAAGGTTATGCGTTTGCTGGTGAAATTTTACGTGAGCTAAACAGCAGTAACCCTCAAGTGGCTTCGCGTTTAATCGACCCGCTGCTTAAGTTCCGTAAGTACGATGATGCACGTCAAGCGCTGATCAAAAAGGAACTTGAGACACTTAAGAACATGGATAACTTAGCTAAAGATCTGTTTGAAAAAGTGAATAAAGCACTAGAGGCTTAA
- a CDS encoding DUF2835 domain-containing protein, with protein MNHYIFQLNISYQQFLASYSGAASKVQVITMTGLRLQLPATRFRPFLTQIGVRGRFRLTTDQKNKFIKLEAL; from the coding sequence ATGAATCACTATATTTTCCAACTTAACATCTCGTATCAACAATTTTTGGCGAGTTATTCTGGGGCGGCAAGCAAAGTTCAAGTGATAACAATGACAGGCTTACGTTTACAGTTACCTGCAACTCGATTCAGACCATTTCTTACACAAATAGGGGTTAGAGGGCGGTTTAGACTGACAACTGACCAAAAAAATAAGTTTATTAAGTTAGAAGCTCTGTAA
- the prc gene encoding carboxy terminal-processing peptidase, which translates to MKCRSKLTLIAASFWLAASAQALEAKLDQDDLPLLVPEVQHETASKRVTSRFTRSHYKHFNLNDDFSQAIFNRYLEMLDYNRNIFTQADIDSFASLSVQVDDQLKVGNNQIAFDVYNLSMQKRFERFQYALSLLDTEIKFDTDESIELNRSEAEWPKDIAEVNELWRKRVKYDALNLKLTGKEWPEIQEVLEKRYNNAMKRITQSHNEDAFQIYMNAFAREVDPHTSYLSPRNAEQFQSEMNLSLEGIGAVLQMTDDYTVIRSLVAGGPASNSKQLSDGDRIVGVGQDGEEIVDVIGWRLDDVVQLIKGPKGTKVKLQILPDGKDAKSNVVTIVRDKIRLEDRAVKSEVIEKDGKKIGVLEVPSFYVGLSKDTDKLIAELKQQGVDGIIVDLRNNGGGALTEATELSGLFIKEGPVVQVRDSYGRVKVNSDTDGEISYQGPLTVLVNRYSASASEIFAAAMQDYGRAIILGENSFGKGTVQQHRSLNHIYDLFDKELGYVQYTIQKFYRINGGSTQNKGVIPDIAYPTPIDPADTGESVEDNALPWDSIDKANYSVLQRNDEKITALTAQHQARIATDMEFGFIAQDIEKYKADKDDNDLSLNEKVRQQESDDADVLRLERINQRQKAAKQEAFKTLDDIPKDYEAPDAYLDESVAIMLDMIKK; encoded by the coding sequence ATGAAATGCCGTTCAAAATTGACACTGATTGCTGCTAGCTTTTGGCTAGCAGCTTCAGCTCAGGCTCTCGAAGCCAAATTAGATCAGGACGATTTACCTCTACTCGTTCCTGAAGTCCAACACGAAACTGCTAGTAAACGTGTTACTTCTCGATTTACTCGTTCTCACTATAAACACTTCAATCTCAACGATGATTTCTCTCAAGCTATCTTTAATCGTTATTTAGAGATGCTGGATTATAATCGTAATATCTTCACTCAAGCTGATATTGACTCTTTCGCTTCGTTATCCGTACAAGTTGACGACCAGCTGAAGGTAGGCAATAACCAGATTGCTTTCGATGTTTATAATTTGTCTATGCAGAAGCGTTTTGAGCGTTTTCAATACGCATTATCTTTACTCGATACCGAGATTAAGTTTGATACCGATGAAAGTATTGAGCTCAATCGTAGTGAAGCTGAGTGGCCAAAAGATATTGCTGAAGTGAATGAGCTTTGGAGAAAACGCGTTAAATACGATGCGTTGAACCTAAAACTCACTGGTAAAGAATGGCCAGAGATTCAAGAAGTCTTGGAAAAGCGTTATAACAATGCGATGAAGCGTATTACACAATCGCATAACGAAGATGCTTTCCAGATCTACATGAACGCATTTGCGCGAGAGGTTGATCCGCACACCAGTTACCTTTCTCCAAGAAATGCAGAGCAATTCCAATCTGAGATGAACCTATCTTTAGAAGGCATTGGTGCTGTACTTCAGATGACCGACGATTACACCGTTATTCGCTCTTTAGTTGCTGGTGGCCCTGCGTCAAATAGCAAACAACTAAGTGATGGCGACCGGATTGTTGGCGTTGGTCAAGACGGTGAAGAAATTGTTGATGTTATCGGCTGGCGTTTAGATGACGTAGTACAACTGATTAAAGGCCCGAAAGGGACTAAAGTTAAGCTACAGATCTTACCAGACGGTAAAGATGCAAAAAGTAACGTTGTCACAATTGTACGCGATAAGATTCGTTTAGAAGACCGCGCTGTTAAATCAGAAGTTATCGAGAAAGATGGCAAAAAAATTGGTGTACTCGAAGTACCAAGTTTTTATGTTGGTCTATCTAAAGATACCGATAAACTGATCGCTGAGCTTAAGCAGCAAGGTGTTGATGGCATAATTGTCGATCTTCGAAATAACGGCGGTGGTGCATTAACTGAAGCAACTGAGCTCTCTGGTTTGTTTATCAAAGAGGGACCTGTTGTTCAGGTTCGTGATAGCTACGGTCGCGTCAAAGTGAACAGCGATACTGATGGCGAAATTAGTTACCAAGGACCGTTAACGGTGTTGGTCAATCGCTACAGTGCATCAGCTTCAGAAATCTTTGCGGCAGCGATGCAAGACTATGGTCGTGCAATCATCCTTGGTGAAAACTCTTTCGGTAAAGGAACGGTGCAACAACATCGCTCTTTGAATCATATTTATGATTTGTTCGACAAAGAGTTGGGTTATGTTCAATACACAATCCAGAAATTCTATCGAATCAATGGTGGCAGTACGCAAAATAAAGGTGTAATACCTGACATTGCTTACCCAACACCAATTGATCCTGCAGATACTGGTGAAAGTGTAGAAGACAATGCTCTGCCTTGGGATAGCATTGATAAAGCGAATTACTCAGTGTTACAACGTAACGATGAGAAAATTACTGCTTTAACGGCTCAACACCAAGCTCGCATCGCGACTGACATGGAATTTGGTTTTATCGCGCAAGATATTGAAAAATATAAGGCAGATAAAGACGATAACGACCTTTCTCTTAATGAAAAGGTACGTCAGCAAGAAAGTGATGATGCAGATGTACTTCGTTTAGAGCGTATTAATCAACGTCAAAAAGCCGCTAAACAAGAGGCCTTTAAAACGTTGGATGATATTCCTAAAGATTACGAAGCCCCAGATGCTTATCTTGATGAGTCAGTTGCTATCATGCTGGATATGATCAAGAAGTAA